One genomic window of Candidatus Thermoplasmatota archaeon includes the following:
- a CDS encoding Fis family transcriptional regulator: protein MKQTPCEYMLWNGLPVIRKEIAESMIQRHGLTQKEAAEKLGITPAAVCQYLSHKRGKIKITDPLVLEEIHRSAERIIQNTEVSIVSETCRICKTLIAKKIFPIECGSCPPEE, encoded by the coding sequence ATGAAGCAGACTCCATGTGAATACATGTTGTGGAACGGCCTTCCAGTCATACGAAAAGAGATAGCTGAAAGTATGATCCAAAGGCATGGATTAACTCAAAAAGAAGCAGCAGAAAAACTTGGGATAACACCAGCGGCAGTTTGTCAGTATCTTTCGCATAAGCGAGGAAAGATCAAGATTACTGATCCTCTAGTTCTTGAGGAGATCCATCGTTCTGCGGAACGGATCATTCAAAATACTGAAGTAAGTATTGTCTCGGAAACCTGCAGGATTTGTAAAACTCTCATTGCTAAAAAAATTTTTCCGATTGAATGCGGTTCATGTCCACCTGAAGAATAA